A section of the Telopea speciosissima isolate NSW1024214 ecotype Mountain lineage chromosome 3, Tspe_v1, whole genome shotgun sequence genome encodes:
- the LOC122655565 gene encoding pyruvate kinase 1, cytosolic-like, producing MIKNSATLAGSLFTLHVSQIRIDLPTLTEMDKEVISTWGVRNNIDFLSLSYTRHAEDVRHAREFLSKLGDLNQTQIFAKIENVEGLNHFDEILQEADGIILSRGNLGIDLPPEKVFLFQKAAVFKCNMAGKPAVVTRVVDSMTDNLRPTRAEATDVANAVLDGSDAILLGAETLRGLYPIETISTVGKICAEAEKVFNQDLYFKKTVKYVGEPMSHLESIASSSVRAAIKVKASVIICFTSSGRAARIISKYRPSMPVLSVVIPQLKTNQLKWSFTGAFQARQSLTVRGLFPMLADPRHPAESTGGTNESVLKVALEYGKTSGIIKPHDRAVVFQKVGDAYVVKIIELED from the exons ATGATTAAAAATTCTGCTACTCTTGCTGGTTCTTTGTTCACTTTGCATGTTTCTCAAATCCGCATTGATCTGCCTACCCTGACTGAAATGGACAAAGAA GTTATTAGTACATGGGGTGTTCGTAACAATATAGATTTCCTCTCCTTGTCATATACCCGGCATGCGGAAGATGTTCGCCAT GCACGTGAGTTTCTTTCCAAATTGGGTGATCTTAATCAGACCCAGATCTTTGCAAAGATTGAAAACGTAGAG GGCCTAAACCATTTTGATGAGATTCTACAAGAAGCAGATGGAATTATTCTTTCTCGTGGGAATCTGGGGATAGATCTTCCTCCCGAGAAG gtttttttatttcaaaaggCTGCTGTTTTCAAGTGCAACATGGCTGGAAAGCCTGCAGTGGTTACTCGTGTTGTGGACAGTATGACTGACAACTTGAGACCTACTCGTGCAGAGGCAACTGATGTTGCCAATGCTGTATTAGATG GGAGTGATGCAATTCTTTTAGGTGCAGAGACTCTAAGAGGATTGTACCCTATTGAGACTATCTCCACTGTTGGTAAAATTTGTGCCGAG GCAGAGAAGGTtttcaatcaagatttgtattTCAAAAAGACTGTCAAATATGTTGGAGAACCAATGTCCCACTTGGAATCAATTGCTTCCTCTTCG GTTCGTGCAGCAATTAAGGTGAAGGCTTCTGTAATTATTTGCTTCACTTCATCTGGAAGGGCTgcaag AATAATTTCCAAGTATAGGCCATCAATGCCTGTTCTATCAGTTGTTATTCCTCAACTCAAAACAAATCAACTTAAGTGGAGCTTTACtggtgcttttcag GCGAGGCAATCACTTACAGTCAGAGGTCTTTTCCCCATGCTTGCAGATCCTCGACATCCG GCGGAATCGACTGGAGGCACAAACGAGTCGGTCCTTAAGGTTGCTCTTGAATATGGTAAGACATCAGGTATAATAAAGCCACATGATCGTGCTGTTGTTTTCCAAAAAGTTGGAGATGCATATGTGGTGAAGATTATCGAGCTTGAAGATTGA